A single region of the Streptomyces sp. NBC_01262 genome encodes:
- the ggt gene encoding gamma-glutamyltransferase: protein MRRRRNVSLLAVGAALFSVAATPPTAQAAQSTPAKVPVAVGYGGAVASVDVDASAAGIEVLKHGGNAVDAAVATAAALGVTEPYSSGIGGGGYFVYYNARTHKVSTIDGREIAPASATDQLFVENGQAIPFADAVTSGLSVGVPGTPATWSTALSTWGSKSLKQVLKPAERIARDGFTVDSTFRDQTSANQARFADFPDTAKLFLPGGALPVVGSTFTNPDLAATYEELGLKGVKAVYDGDIGADIISTVRNPPVSPTSTRVVRKGDLVASDLKAYKAKQQAPTKISYRGLDVYGIAPSSSGGTTVGEALNILEGTDLSGLTDAQYLHRYLEASRIAFADRGRWVGDPSFENVPTAGLLSQSYADSRACLIKDDAVLTSPLAPGDPANPAACATSGDAAPTTYEGENTTHLTVADKWGNVVSYTLTIEQTGGSGITVPGRGFLLNNELTDFSFVPASATVHDPNLPGPGKRPRSSISPTIVLKNGRVDFALGSPGGSTIITTVLQVLTEHVDRGLSLEDAIAVPRASQRNTAATSVEAAFLDTPAAATLAALGHVFAAPAEIGAATGIQRLPDGRWLAAAEPVRRGGGSAQVVQPSGTP, encoded by the coding sequence ATGCGTCGTCGTCGCAATGTGTCGCTGCTAGCTGTCGGTGCTGCTCTCTTCTCCGTCGCCGCAACGCCACCGACGGCCCAGGCCGCGCAATCCACCCCCGCCAAGGTCCCGGTGGCCGTCGGCTACGGCGGCGCCGTCGCCAGCGTGGACGTGGACGCCTCAGCAGCGGGCATCGAGGTGCTCAAGCACGGCGGCAACGCGGTCGACGCGGCCGTGGCCACCGCCGCCGCGCTCGGCGTAACGGAGCCGTACTCCTCCGGCATCGGCGGTGGCGGCTACTTCGTCTACTACAACGCCAGGACCCACAAGGTCTCCACGATCGACGGCCGCGAGATCGCCCCCGCCTCCGCCACCGACCAGCTCTTCGTCGAGAACGGCCAGGCCATCCCCTTCGCCGACGCCGTCACCAGCGGCCTGAGCGTAGGAGTGCCCGGCACGCCCGCCACCTGGTCCACGGCTCTCAGCACCTGGGGCAGCAAGTCCCTGAAGCAGGTCCTGAAGCCCGCCGAGCGCATCGCCCGCGACGGCTTCACCGTGGATTCGACCTTCCGCGACCAGACCAGCGCCAACCAGGCCCGCTTCGCCGACTTCCCCGACACCGCGAAGCTCTTCCTCCCCGGCGGGGCCCTGCCGGTGGTCGGCTCCACCTTCACCAACCCCGACCTCGCCGCCACCTACGAGGAACTGGGCCTCAAGGGCGTCAAGGCGGTCTACGACGGCGACATCGGCGCCGACATCATCAGCACCGTCCGCAATCCTCCGGTCAGCCCGACCTCGACCCGCGTCGTACGCAAGGGCGATCTGGTGGCCTCGGACCTGAAGGCGTACAAGGCCAAGCAGCAGGCGCCGACCAAGATCTCCTACCGCGGCCTGGACGTCTACGGCATCGCCCCCTCCTCCTCCGGCGGCACGACGGTCGGCGAGGCGCTCAACATCCTGGAGGGCACCGACCTCTCCGGGCTCACCGACGCCCAGTACCTGCACCGCTACCTCGAAGCCAGCCGCATCGCCTTCGCCGACCGAGGCCGCTGGGTCGGCGACCCGTCCTTCGAGAACGTGCCCACCGCCGGACTGCTCTCCCAGTCCTACGCCGACTCCCGCGCCTGCCTCATCAAGGACGACGCCGTCCTCACCAGCCCGCTTGCCCCCGGCGACCCCGCGAACCCGGCCGCCTGCGCCACCTCGGGCGACGCCGCCCCGACCACGTACGAGGGCGAGAACACCACCCACCTCACCGTGGCCGACAAGTGGGGCAACGTCGTCTCGTACACCCTCACCATCGAGCAGACCGGCGGCAGCGGCATCACCGTCCCCGGCCGGGGCTTCCTGCTCAACAACGAACTGACGGACTTCTCCTTCGTCCCCGCGAGCGCCACCGTCCACGACCCCAACCTCCCCGGACCCGGCAAGCGCCCCCGCTCCTCCATCTCGCCGACCATCGTGCTGAAGAACGGCCGGGTGGACTTCGCCCTCGGCTCCCCGGGCGGCTCCACGATCATCACCACCGTCCTCCAGGTCCTCACCGAGCACGTCGACCGCGGCCTCTCCCTTGAGGACGCCATCGCCGTGCCGCGCGCCAGCCAGCGCAACACCGCCGCCACCAGCGTCGAGGCCGCCTTCCTCGACACCCCGGCGGCTGCCACGCTCGCCGCCCTCGGCCATGTCTTCGCGGCTCCCGCCGAGATCGGCGCCGCCACCGGCATCCAGCGCCTCCCCGACGGCCGCTGGCTCGCCGCCGCCGAACCGGTCCGCAGGGGCGGCGGATCCGCGCAGGTCGTCCAGCCCAGCGGTACGCCCTAG
- a CDS encoding low temperature requirement protein A, which yields MSEPQISYWRSPWLRPMAARDPAEPHRAATPLELLFDLCFVVAVAQVAAQLHHALSAGHVSSGLVSYLMVFFAIWWAWMGFTWFASAYDIDDVPYRLTTFVQITGILMLAAGVPRAFAEHDFTLPVAGYVVMRAGLVSQWLRAARSHPEGRTTALRYAAGIIAIQCAWVGWLFVPQGWRTATFVALGVLDVCVPIFAEAAWQTPWHPHHIAERYSLFTLIVLGESVLAATLAVQQALDERETPLALFGVAVGGLLIVFSVWWLYFAKPAAQFLTSNRVSIPWGYGHYLVFASVAAVGAGLAVNIDHATHHAHLSHAAAGAAVTVPVAVFLLVLYVLHVRPHHVSLGHALLIPGTAVLVLAVTFTGVPVLATGLLLAALVAVSVWVSRPA from the coding sequence GTGAGCGAACCACAGATCAGCTACTGGAGATCACCCTGGCTGCGCCCGATGGCGGCCCGCGACCCGGCGGAGCCGCACCGCGCCGCGACGCCGCTGGAGCTGCTGTTCGACCTGTGTTTCGTGGTGGCCGTGGCGCAGGTCGCCGCGCAGCTCCATCACGCGCTGTCCGCCGGCCATGTGTCGTCCGGGCTGGTCAGCTATCTGATGGTCTTCTTCGCCATCTGGTGGGCCTGGATGGGGTTCACGTGGTTCGCCTCCGCGTACGACATCGATGACGTCCCGTACCGGCTGACCACGTTCGTGCAGATCACCGGCATCCTGATGCTGGCCGCCGGGGTGCCTCGCGCCTTCGCCGAGCACGACTTCACGCTGCCGGTGGCCGGCTATGTCGTCATGCGCGCCGGGCTGGTGTCGCAGTGGCTGCGGGCCGCCCGCTCCCACCCGGAGGGGCGGACCACGGCGCTGCGCTACGCCGCCGGGATCATCGCCATCCAGTGCGCCTGGGTGGGCTGGCTGTTCGTGCCGCAGGGGTGGCGGACGGCGACCTTCGTGGCTCTGGGCGTCCTGGACGTGTGCGTACCGATCTTCGCCGAGGCCGCCTGGCAGACGCCGTGGCACCCGCACCACATCGCGGAGCGGTACAGCCTGTTCACCCTCATCGTGCTGGGCGAGTCGGTGCTCGCGGCGACCCTGGCGGTGCAGCAGGCGCTGGACGAACGGGAGACGCCGCTCGCGCTGTTCGGTGTGGCCGTGGGCGGGCTGCTGATCGTCTTCTCGGTGTGGTGGCTGTACTTCGCCAAGCCGGCCGCCCAGTTCCTGACCTCCAACCGGGTGAGCATTCCCTGGGGTTACGGCCACTACCTCGTCTTCGCCTCGGTGGCGGCGGTGGGCGCGGGCCTGGCGGTCAACATCGACCACGCCACGCACCACGCCCACCTCTCGCACGCCGCCGCGGGGGCCGCTGTGACCGTGCCCGTCGCGGTGTTCCTGCTCGTGCTGTACGTGCTTCACGTCCGGCCGCACCATGTGAGCCTCGGGCACGCGCTGCTCATCCCGGGCACCGCCGTCCTGGTGCTGGCCGTGACCTTCACCGGCGTTCCTGTGCTGGCGACCGGGCTGCTGCTGGCGGCCCTGGTCGCCGTCTCGGTGTGGGTCAGCCGGCCTGCCTGA
- a CDS encoding GDSL-type esterase/lipase family protein, with protein sequence MRRRTLVRGAAVFGAAVALTAGTALPAAAHGSHGSPGSHGSRDYVALGDSYTSGPAIPVQVDANCARSSSNYPSLVTARLRRTTLTDVSCAGATTTQMWQAQGTNPPQLDAVTKGADLVSLQIGGNDIGFGTIIGTCAYVAAGAPTGSPCRAYYNATGTDRLEAAIAQTAPKIAAVLADIHKRAPRADVVVVGYPDLLPDSGVGCRPAVPFADGDFAYLRDTEKKLNTMLAQQARAAHATYVDTYTPTIGHDMCTAPGVRWIEPLTPASPAAPAHPNALGEQAMAAAVLDRLTCVRQAG encoded by the coding sequence ATGCGCAGACGTACGCTAGTTCGGGGGGCCGCCGTCTTCGGCGCCGCGGTCGCGCTCACCGCGGGAACCGCCCTCCCCGCCGCCGCGCACGGCTCCCATGGCTCCCCGGGCTCCCACGGCTCCCGCGATTACGTCGCGCTCGGCGACTCGTACACCTCGGGACCGGCCATCCCGGTCCAGGTCGACGCCAACTGCGCGCGCTCCAGCAGCAACTACCCCAGCCTGGTCACCGCGCGGCTGCGCCGCACCACCCTCACCGACGTGAGCTGCGCCGGCGCCACCACCACCCAGATGTGGCAGGCCCAGGGCACCAACCCGCCGCAGCTCGACGCCGTGACGAAGGGCGCCGACCTGGTCAGCCTTCAGATCGGCGGCAACGACATCGGCTTCGGCACCATCATCGGTACGTGCGCCTACGTGGCCGCCGGCGCGCCCACCGGCAGCCCCTGCCGGGCGTACTACAACGCGACCGGCACGGACCGGCTGGAGGCCGCCATCGCCCAGACCGCGCCCAAGATCGCGGCGGTCCTCGCGGACATCCACAAGCGCGCCCCGCGCGCCGACGTCGTCGTGGTCGGCTACCCGGACCTGCTTCCCGACAGCGGCGTCGGCTGCCGCCCGGCCGTCCCGTTCGCCGACGGCGACTTCGCGTACCTGCGCGACACGGAGAAGAAGCTCAACACGATGCTCGCCCAGCAGGCGCGCGCCGCCCACGCCACCTACGTGGACACCTACACCCCCACCATCGGCCACGACATGTGCACCGCCCCCGGCGTGCGCTGGATCGAGCCGCTGACCCCGGCCTCGCCCGCCGCCCCCGCGCACCCCAACGCGCTGGGGGAGCAGGCCATGGCGGCGGCCGTCCTGGACCGGCTGACGTGCGTCAGGCAGGCCGGCTGA
- a CDS encoding TfoX/Sxy family DNA transformation protein: protein MDSLQQMPNIGAVLADRLHRAGVTDADELRRLGAGRAFEKIREGLPKDACTHTLLALEGAIRGTRWTAIPKPERDTLVHRVLG from the coding sequence ATGGACTCCCTGCAGCAGATGCCGAACATCGGAGCGGTCCTCGCGGATCGCCTGCACCGCGCCGGTGTGACGGACGCCGACGAGCTGCGCAGGCTCGGCGCCGGCCGCGCCTTCGAGAAGATCCGGGAGGGGCTCCCGAAGGACGCCTGCACGCACACCCTGCTCGCCCTGGAGGGCGCGATCCGCGGGACCCGCTGGACCGCCATCCCCAAGCCGGAACGGGACACCCTCGTCCACCGCGTCCTCGGCTGA
- a CDS encoding ATP-binding protein encodes MGYPPTTLLVGEVFLPCDDQAPRQARRILAATLDVWGLGHLLETASVVLAELVTNAVRHAGGRQIGLTLWRRMTLVHISVRDCSRSLPCLIMTGPFPTTAESSRGLQLVAAYTFRWGTELLPGGKRVWAEIAV; translated from the coding sequence GTGGGCTACCCCCCGACCACCCTGCTGGTCGGCGAGGTGTTCCTGCCGTGCGACGACCAGGCTCCCCGGCAGGCCCGCCGGATCCTCGCCGCGACCCTGGACGTGTGGGGTCTGGGGCATCTCCTGGAGACGGCGAGCGTCGTGCTCGCCGAACTCGTGACCAACGCGGTGCGCCATGCCGGCGGCCGCCAGATAGGCCTGACCCTGTGGCGCAGAATGACCCTGGTGCACATCTCGGTACGCGACTGCTCGCGCTCGCTGCCCTGCCTGATCATGACCGGCCCGTTCCCCACGACCGCCGAGAGCAGCCGCGGGCTGCAGCTCGTCGCCGCGTACACCTTCCGCTGGGGTACGGAACTCCTCCCGGGTGGCAAGCGTGTCTGGGCCGAGATCGCGGTCTGA